The genomic interval tacatacataaaatcacgcctctttcccggaggggtaggcagagactacctctttccacttgccacgatctttgcatacttccttcgcttcatccacattcataactctcttcatgcaagctcggcggtttcgggtacttttgacctttttatatttatttacttgtttttttaCGTGTTTCACGAGGTTTAGGCCATGATCCTGGGAGCCAAAAGCTATCACTGCAGCATAGGTAGGTACCGTATGTACACTATATACCGAGAGGAAGAGAAAATCAATGCACATACCTAAACCTATATGTATCCTATACTCTAAAATTCCGGCCACTCGgatgaagatttttttatgccaAACTTAATATACCTTATAAGTCTTTTGTCAGCCTCATTGATTATCCGATGTAATTGTAATAAGTATCTGCCTTGTAGCATGAGATATTGTGTTTATCTGATGACCGCTAGATAGCAATCTCGAGCAATCATCGACAATAGTAACCGGAGTCAAATTCTTTTAGGTAATCTTCGTTAACgttttacaaaaatctttgaatatagaacaaaatataataacataagaTCCTTGCCCTAGAGCATGGGCGAAGGGGATCCcagtgtagcgggagcgatgattcggctcgaccgccaccaaagggaagatcttccgccaagCTAGGTGTGACGCCTGGAGAACCGAGGCTCCAACGATGGTGAGTCGGATGTTGTATTTATTCTCCAATTCGTGAAATCTTAGTTTGCGCGATTTACTCTTCGGTGCAATTGATTCAGCGCGTCAATTTCATCGCTGATTGACATTGTCAAAGTAAGTAGAGTGTgttatctaaaaaaagaagatattCCGACGGGCCAACCCTCATTGGAAACTCTTAATAGTCCATTCATGCCACAGAGTAACTCCTACCACGTCTGAATTGCCAAGTCAATCAACACTTATCAGGATTTGAATATCAAAATCCGCTTTACGTCTTCTTAATTAGGCAGTTTACTACCACAACAAGTACCAGGTATTATCagtttatttaagtacaaaGTAGTATCTACtgatattagtatacattTGTGAAACGACTGTGAGACGCCTGGACGCTGACTAATTAGTAACATGAGATGACATTCCCCTTTTTCAGACGGCAATTTGAGAAGCGGCAGCAATCACTTATAGGCTGAATGAACCGCATTACGTTAACAACTAATTAACTCGTGTTAAGtctgaaaaaatgttttgaatgaTACTAATATCAGTTCAGCcatagaatatataaattacctatttacattttgtatgAATGATGTACGCAGCTAAccttctttttgtattgatatcCAATCAGAATCCTTTACTCCCAATCCCAATTTAAGAAGCCTTTGCCTTGACCAACGCTTAAAATCTACGCAAGTAGAAAAGCAGCTAACACACACTGttctcttttttctttcagaCCAGCTTGGAAACTGGACAACCTAGACTGAAAAACCACATAATGACACAGAGGAGGCTTTtcagttttagtttttaaatctgggtaaaaaaataacttcttaGAACGAAAGTCAGAATTGTATagataagtaggtaagtaagtacGCAATATTAATTCAAAGAATCTTCAACTCCATATCAAGAGCTTGATAAACAAACTGAGTAGAGGTCAAAAATTTCCCGTCATAATTAATGCTTATTCGACTCATTGGTAAGTCCTTTTTCGGGGCTTGGTGTCAAGTCGTAAAAGGGACGTTGGACAAATACAGTGGCGACGTCGTCGGAGGCCAGCGTCAACCTCCGGTAACTACTTCACGCCGGTTACCACTGGTTTCGCATGTTACTGAGAGGATGATGCACTTCTATTAGCCCAACAGTATGACACACGCGTTTCAAATAAGCTTAAATTACATCTTCTTAATCTATATGATAAGGGTTTTGAAGGTTGGAGGAAAACACGAGGAAAAGGACGAGTTGGTTGGATGTAGGCTGCTAAGACCGGTCAAAGAGGAGTGGCATATGCATGATGATtagaaaatgaataaaaaagttcaattacttacctactatAAACATCTTATAGTATACTAACTTTTGCACGGGACTTCGCTTCCGTAGGaaattctagaaaaaaaagtagcctgcGTTACTCTTGGAAGTCGATTCTACAGATATGTTTGGAAAATTACGTGTAAATCATTCCGGTAACTAGCGTAGCTAGAAGTACGTAGCgtacttttatgttttttaagtgtacattttttaaataggtaggtacctacctgcttaattgaatattaattttttttattacgctGATTCCAGCACTACCTATTCGTTTTGTGGGCTGAAAGCAACACATATTAAGGACCGGGAAAAGACCGTGAACCACGGCAAATTAAATGTCCCTCAGAATTAACGGGTCACCAAATTTTAAACGTTCGCCttaacatgttttttattgCTTCCCATCATATCCTCCATGTGTTAAGTCTTTGTCTGAAAAGGAACCCACTTTTGACAGTGGTCTTGAATTGgaagtttgttttttacacgaagcggctCCCGTCATTTCCGTAACCTTTCTCGTAAGCTCGgggaatttatattttgatcatggttacacatccaactAGATCTGGGATGTAACCATTTTCAAAGTGAATAATTTGATTGCATACCGAAATTCTGAAAGTGAAGGAAAATCGTGAAATAAACCTACACATCCAGGCATTTGCCTGTAATCAAACTAATCTAAAAAACATAGAAACCTGTGTCGCCTTGGCCatcacaaatttttatttggtcaCTTAACCGTTGGACTACCAACGCTCTTACCgagcaattattattttcaggaaGCTACAAGCCCTATACATACAGGCTTTAGTACCAATACCAAAGCGTGTATTTATTGGGCTTGAAGTTATTGCGAAAAGGGGGAAGCCGGAGAAGCGAAAGTtcctaacaaaaatataagagCAATGACGCGTTCCTTGTCCgcagttattttataaaataggaGTCATATTTCTTAGTTCTGCTTGTTTGTtctatttattctaaaaacgCGTTATTTCTCCCCAAACTTAAATGAATTCTCTTTTTTTGAGGCAAAACAACATCATGTGGAACTGCTTTTCGAGCAACTAAGCATAGGCCATGATCAGCTTCCTCACTATTTTGATGTTGCAATGATCAGCTTAGTCACTCTTTATTTATTGGACTTCCCAGTATGGATGTCTACAGATATCAGCATGATTTCCGTAAAAGCAGGTTCTTTCGAACATCTAATTGGCATGATTTTGCATAGCGAAACTGgcaaatcataaataaaacaaataaggcTGTAGGAGATACTTTATTGTAATCCCATACAGGTTTTTCTTTATCCTTAACCTAGATGTTGGTCACACTCTACTTGAGTGGGATGAACCTGGAGCTGTGGGTGGCACCAATACCGGGCCGACCGTGCTTGACAGGCTTGTATGTGACCGAAAATTCGCCAAGATAGTGACCAATCATCTCAGGCTTGATTTCAACCTGTAACAATAAATGTAACCCATTAGTACCTCTACTGATGGAGAAAGCCTACACAAACATACCTTGAGCAAATTGTTGACATCCTGAGTAAAGGCTACCCTTAACCAACAAACTTGTAAGAAGAAAGTTGTGAATGTGGAAGAAAAAAGAAGTAACTATGAAGGGATGTATCAAGTGAAAAGACAGCCTCGGCTTGTTGATCAAGGCATGTTCCATTAAGTGAACTCATAGAAATCAGAACTTATGACAAAAGAAATgccatattattatacttgaCTCTTATGATCATGATGTGTCATTAAATCTGATCAAAATTGAGATGCTTATTCTAAATTCTATGTTCTCTTTACACTAGTCTTTCTTCTCTTTACATCAGGCTTCTAACAAAGAAGTATTGGACTTGTGTTCTACTGGAAATATAGTCAAGTTGCATCATGGGAAATAATTGCAAGTACAGTGAACCACTTATCTCTATGACGGGTACTATTTTGAATGGAACTCTATGATATGGTAATACAGGCAAATTTGCTGTGCATTTAGGAAGATTGGATAAGCAATCCTTTTGTTAAAAAAGGTTTGTTATAATAGatcacattaaatttaaaaacaaaaatcctaTATAATTTGGGAATTCTAAGAAAACAGAAGTTCTGAGGtttaaagaaacaaacaaaactcaaTAGCCacgatattttgtaaaaaaaacttacaaaatcTTTCCACCCAGATGTGGTTTGTATTGATCCACATTTTCTCTTTCAATATTATCTAAGAAAATGTGTTTAAGTGACTTAGGTAAACTTTTAAACATAACTATACTAAGGTACCTGGTACTTGGATTTTATCGTAATGCATGCTTGATATACTAAATCCTACTCCATTATGTATATTAAGCAGTCAATTGTTAAGTGAGTTATATCCGTTAAGTTTAATGCAAACCATTACTCCTTCCATGTAAATAATGTGTGGAAATCTACACATTCACGTAATTTCCATACCTAATCAAGATTCAAGCTCCCTGGTAACTGGATTACAGAGGTTAGGTTGcagtcttttaaatttttgacataGTCAATATGAATTAAGAATAAACTAAACAACCAGAACATATTTGTGACTTGCAACTCACCTGATTGAATGTCTTGCCATTGTAAATACCAACAATAGAGCCGACCATCTCTGGTACAATAATCATGTTGCGAAGGTGAGTTTTGACAATCTCTGGCTTCTCATTTGGTGGAGCCTCTTTCTTGGCGCGACGCAACTTCTTCACGAGTGCCATGGGCTTACGCTTGAGACCGCGGGCGAATCGCCGGCGGGCGCGGGCATGCATCAACTCCATGAGCTGTTCACTGAAGTAATTTTGAGGTTAGTAGTTTGTAGTATTCTAACAAACAATTACCTATAACATGGGTACTCATAACTAGTATGTCTTTTATATGAACTTTGATTTGGAAAAGAATGTTTGTACGCAATAGATATAGTTAATATTAatctagaaataaaaacatagctGGAGCTAACAAGTCTTGTGCATTATGAAAAACAGGTGGATATTTCTGCTGCAAAAAAAACAACGAATTTAAAGGATAAGTTCTTACTTGGGCATGTCCAGAAGTTGATCAAGATCAACTCCTCGGAAGGTAAACTTCCTGTACGAGCGCTTTTTCTTAATCGCTTCTTCAACctgaaaaatgtaaacataacTTATCACTTTTGGAAAATATCACTGAAACCAAAtgcttaaatataataatatgtgatTTGTGTAAAAAACTATAGAATTTAATTGTGGATTGGACCCCATTTTctagataaattttaaataaacttcacAAACCTCAGCCATGTTTCCAAATTGGTTCACAGAAAAACTGAAAAGACTTGTGCTCTGACGTTGACACTATCATATAAAGACCGACATACagtttgacattgacaattCTCAATTGACATTGAGAATGCAAGTACGTATCAGCAACGTCTGCCAGTCATCTCGTTGGTTGACACACGTATTTTCGTCAAATCGcgatatttattgttttcctTATTTGTTCTCTTCCCATTTCATCCTTTACTCGGTTGTGGATACAGAACACAATAAGGTAAGTAAGTTATTTAGTTGTAATTCGCACCTACTCCATCACTCCGTGATGGAGTTGGGTGACGAAGAAGGCCCCCCAGACTGGGGAGGTACGAGTTCTTCTTTCAGGAAGAAATCCTCTACGCCTCGCCCTTCTAAGCGACCTGCCGAATCTGCAATAGAATCGGAACCAAAAAAAACTTCTCCCCCATCGGACTCAATCCAATCTGTTTTTCATCGTCCGGGTTTTGAACCGGactctatcattaaatatACCGACGAAGACGATGCTCCGTTTATCGTATATGTTACGAGGATGGAACCCGATCCTTCTGCGGGTCTATCTATTAAGCTGCTTAAATTTGCTCAATTTCTGCATCAAAATTCTGTCAGTGGTATCAAATCTGGGGGACTTAAACTCATGGGCAggaacaaaatttcaatcgaATTTACAGATAGGGACTCtgccaattcttttttagaaaatCCTTTAAtcccaaataataaatatactgcGTCTGTCCCGAGATTCAATATCTCTCGCATGGGAGTTGTTAGAGATATCCCTACGGACTGGACTCTtgaagaattaattaataatatttctgttCCGCCCAACTGTGGTCAGGTAGTAATGGCCAGACGTCTTAACTCCAAATCAAAGAAACCTGACTCCTCCGTTTCCTGGTTCCCAACCACTACTGTTGTCCTTACTTTCCGTGGACATGTCCTCCCGGAAAGAGTTTTTTGTTTCCATACCTCTCTCCCTGTATCAGTCTACCTCCTCCCCACAATCCAATGTAGGAACTGCTGTAAATTTGGTCATATCAGCAAACAGTGCCGCTCCAAACCACGCTGCTATAGGTGTGGCCAATTCCAACACTCAGGTGATTCATGCTCCTCAGATGTtcctttattatgtttattctgCGGGAATTCCCATCTTGCTACTGACCCATCCTGCCCCGAACATATTAggcagaaacaaataaaagttatcatGGCAAACGATAACATTAGTTACTCTGAGGCAGCAATGAAAATTCCTCAAAAACGTTCTTTTTCTCAAGTTGCTGCTGCAGATACCCCTGCTTCCTCCCAATTCTACTCCTCCCAATCTCCAGTCTCCTCTCCACAACGCCCACCAAACCCTCCCCGCTCTTCAGCCCCCAATCTGTCTTCCTCTTACAAAAAAACGATTACAATTTCCCCTAAAACCAGACCAGAGCTTGGTAAGTCTTATGACATTCAGGCTCTCAGAGAAATTACCGCAACTCCAAAATCTTCCCTTCCCAATGGTTGTGCGTGTTCTTGCCAACACCAGGACCCTTCCACTGCTTTATCTCCAAATGATAACCTATTTGAGATTTTAGCAGACGCCCTTATCCAATTTTTATCACGAGATGTTGATATGTTACCGCCCAATACCATTTCTCGTCTTCAACAAATAATCGTTCCCATCCTTTCCAAACATAATGGACCAAGTTCTTCTTCAGTGGAATACTAGGAGTGTATCCAAAAAGAAACCTGATTTAGTCTTCTTAATCAATAGATACAATCCCATTATAGTTGCCATTGCTGAAACGTGCCTTAAACGCACGTCTCACTTCCATATCCCACACTACTCTTGTTTTCGAGATGATAGAGATGATGGTTGGGCAGGCTGCGCTTTGTTAGTCTCTCAATCCATCACCTTCACTCAAGTTCCTATTCCCCCTCACAGCTCTTCCTTCCATGTTGTTGCTGTGAGAGCCTTAGAAATATCCTTTGTTTCTGTTTACCTCCCTCACCCTCACCACTCTATTGTCCTGGAACTACAGTCTATTCTTTCTTCTATCCCTACTCCCCTTATCATATTAGGTGACTTTAACATACGTAGCACCCTCTGGGGCTGCCCCTTTGACGATTCAATTTTTCCTGTCTTTCTTGATCTTCTTGACAACATAAACCTTTGCACTTTAAATGATGGCTCTATCACCCGCCGGTCTCCTCCGTCCCAAAATGCCAGTATCCCAGACCTTACCCTAACATCCCCCCAACTTGCTCCTCTATTGCTTTGGCGGGTCTTACCTACTTCTTATGGTAGTGATCATTTTCCAGTCCTTACCACACTAATTAAATCCATTTCCAAGGTTTCGCCCCTTCCTCCTCTTCTTAAATACAAAACCGAAAAGGCAGACTGGGACAAGTTCTCAACTTGCCTCAAGGTTCTTACTTCCTCCCTTCCCTCTCCCTCTAGCCAAAACTTTTTACAGGTGTATGAAGAGTTCATATCTGCTGTTATTTCTGCTGCAGATGAATCAATCCCAATTAAAAATGCTTCACACAACAAAATTCCCTCCCCTCCATGGTGGGACTCTGAATGCTCCGAATTTATCAGGAAAAGAAACAAAGCTGAgaaagattttaatagtgaccCCACCTTGACAAATTATCTACTTGTTCGTAAAACAATGGCACAGACTAAGCGTCTATTGTCCCAAAAAAAACACCTTGGCTGGAAGTCCTTTTGTGAGTCCATTTCCCCCAAATCCTCTCTTTCAAGTGTCtggaagaaaattaaatcttttagaAGAGCCACAGCTTATCAAGACTCCTCTTCTAATGACACTTCACCTTGGCtcaatgattttataaatagactTTCCCCTCTAACCGCTCCTGCTTTGGACGAACTTCCATACTCCTCATATAACTGTCCTTCCCCAACCATCCTAGATGATCCCTTCTCCCTCCAAGAATTATTATCCGCTCTGGACGGTCTCAAGGATTCCTCCCCTGGTATTGACGGCATTCCCTTTTCTTTCATTACCAACGCTCCTCTTCCTTCCAAATTATACCTCCTGtccattttaaatcatattttccTGTCTGGGTCTGTCCCAGAATCATGGAAGAACCAAATTATTATTCCCATTCTTAAACCAGGGAGGAACCCTCTAGACCCCCTCAGCTATAGACCCATTGCCCTCTCATcggtaatacataaaattatggaaCACCTCATCAAAAATCGATTAGAATGGTTTATTGAATCAAAGGGCATACTTCCAAATACTCAATTTGGCTTTAGAAGAGGTATGGGAACTCTGGACAGCCTGAGCATCCTGGTCTCCCATATAAGAGTGGCATTCTCTAAAAACGAACATGTGGTAGGCGTTTTTCTTGACATAACTTCAGCATATGATAACGTTCAACTTCCTATTCTCAGGCAAAAATTGCATAAGCTGAGTATTCCAGTGAGGCTGATTAATATCATGTGTAATATGCTCATGGATCGTCACATAATTGTCCGTTTGCAGGGTTCTCTTCTTCCCCCTCGCTCTGTTTGGAAGGGTCTTCCACAGGGCTCTGTACTTAGTCccatattgtataatttatatacttcTGACCTAGATCAGTCTGTCAATTGCTTTTGCAATATTCTTCAATATGCTGATGATATAGTTCTTTTCGCTTCTTCGGACTCCTTTGATGACATTAGCCGTCGTTTAAATTCAGCTCTTTTTTACCTCAACACCTGGTTAGAAGACCATGGATTATCTATCTCCCCGCTTAAATCAAACTGTGTCGTCTTTACTCGGAAGAGATCTTTGCCCCTATTAACTATTTCgattaataatgaaactatCCCTCAAAAAGAcagttgtaaatttttaggAATTACCTTAGACTCCAAACTAACAGGTGTTACTCACTTAAACCATGTTGTCCAAAAAGCTGAAAAGGGAGTTAATGTCATGAGGTCTCTCTCTGGGGTCCGCTGGGGCTCCCACCCCTAtagtcaaaaattaatttataatgccCTTGTACGTAGCCATTTTGACTACGGTGCCTTCTTATTAGAACCATGCAACAAATTAGCTTTGGCGAAATTAGACAAAATTCAACATAAATGTCTCAGAATTATAACCGGTGCTATGAAATCTTCTCCAACAAATGCCCTTCAGGTTGAATGTTTGGATCCTCCTCTTGTATTAAGGAGACAATTTTTAGCTGATAGAtttctttacaaaacaatccaattattttctcatcCCTTATTAGAAATACTTAACTCTCTATCAGACTATTGTCATACCTCTTCTTATTGGGTTAACAAAGATCACCCCCCTTTGGTTAAAAGCTTCGATAAAATAGATAACCTTCCCCACCCAGTTGCCCAATTCTCCAAAAATCCTATCTTTGATATTGACTTCCACCCTCTCATCTTCCAACCTAATGTTCTTCTAAACATAGGACTATCCAAGAATCTTCCTGGTGCTGATAGGATATTCAACCGGATCATTTGTGAGAAATGGTCTGATTGGACCCTCATTTTTACGGATGCTTCCAAATTATCTCAGGACTCTAATGTTGGTGCAGCAGTTTGGATACCTAAATTCAATCTTTtactaagttttaaatatctttcacAATCCTCTATATTTACTGGAGAATCCATTGCTCTCTTTGAAGCtgttcaatttgttttatctcACAATTTGGACAAATCACTTATCCTCTCAGACTCTTTGAGCTGCCTCCAAGATATTTTGAAACGACCCTTCCATGCAAAGGATAACTTTCCAATTACCCTGAAAATAAGAGAAACCTTATATAAATGCCAGTCTTCCAGTATTAATGTAGTTATTGCTTGGATTCCAAGCCATTCAGGAATCAAGGGTAATGAAACAGTAGATATGTGGGCTAAACAAGCTTCTACTTCAGGTTCTGACTGCCACAAATTTCATTACTCTCGAGACCTTAGACTTCTGGCTAAACCACAATTAATGACTAATTGGAATAGACAATGGCAACATTCTCGTCAGCAAAAAGGTGTCTGGTATGGAAATATCCAACCAAACTTACCCAAAGTCCCTTGGTTCTTCCGGCATCGAAACTTGGAGAAGTGGGTAACGTCGGTTATTATCCGAATGCGACTTGGCCATGTATGTATCCCTGTCTTCCTCCATAAACTCCGAATTAGAGATACTTCTATCTGTGAATGTGGCCTGGATGAAGGTAGTCTTAATCACATAATTTTCAACTGCCCCAAACTTGTGGTCCATCTTCGTAACATAATTCCGTCTAACATTCCCCATCTAAATTTAGACACtaattcatttctttctcttgTCCACACTCGGTTCTGTTATATAATTGCAAAGttcataactaaaaataacctaaaactatagttcccattacaaatttatttattttttttaacttccgAAATCTCCCTATtaagtatatcccttgcttTGCACAACTTTTATACCTTACACACTCACTACACATTATAATCATTAACTTGTCTTCTCTTTTACTaacaatacctacttgttgtgtttgtctttttgtgtttgtacatt from Amyelois transitella isolate CPQ chromosome 16, ilAmyTran1.1, whole genome shotgun sequence carries:
- the LOC106129751 gene encoding uncharacterized protein LOC106129751, with protein sequence MAEVEEAIKKKRSYRKFTFRGVDLDQLLDMPNEQLMELMHARARRRFARGLKRKPMALVKKLRRAKKEAPPNEKPEIVKTHLRNMIIVPEMVGSIVGIYNGKTFNQVEIKPEMIGHYLGEFSVTYKPVKHGRPGIGATHSSRFIPLK